The Methanobrevibacter sp. genome contains the following window.
TGAAAAATGCTGTGGATCAGTTTTACTCAGAACAGGTTTTTTAAAAGAAGCTCAAGAACAAATCAAAAAGAATACTGAAATTCTTAAAGGAGAAACTATCATTACATCTTGTGCAGGATGTTATAAAACATTAACAGAAGATTATGATGGATTAGATGTAATTCACATTTCTCAATTATTAAATCAATTAATCAAAGAGAATAAAATAAAATTATCTAAAAATGATTTTGATGTTACTTATCATGACTCCTGTCATCTAGGACGTCATTGTGATGTTTTTGATGAACCGAGGGAAGTAATTGAATCTGTTGCTAATCTTGTTGAAATGAAGAATATTCGTGAAAATAGTTTATGTTGTGGTGCAGGGGGTGGTGTAAAATCAGCTTATCCTGAAATCGCAGATCAAATGGCAAAATCAAGAATCGCACAGGCAAAAGAAACTGGTTGTGAAACATTAGTCACTCCATGTCCATTCTGTAAACTTAATCTGGAAAATGATGATTTGGAAGTATTGGATTTAACTGAATTTTTAGTAAAATATGGTGGTATTGATGAAACAGAGTGAACTTGAAACAATGAGAAAATCATTTAATACTGTTAAAAACAGATCAAATTCCATTAAGGAATCTGCTGCTACCAAAAGACTAATTTCTAGGGGTCGTGAAATTAAAAAGTACTCCATAGAACATAATGAGGAATTAATGGCTGAACTTTTAGAATCATTCAAACGCAATGACATTGATTTTAAAATGGCCGAAACTGCAGAAGATGTATTAAAATTTATTGATGATTTACTTACTGAATATGATTGCAATACCATTGCAAAAGCTAAATCCAATACATTGGGTGAAATCAATATTAAAAAACATCTTTCGGATAAAGGTATTGATGTTGTTGAAACTGACCTTGGAGATAGAATTCTACAACTTAAGAAGACAGATAACAAACCTGTTCATCCAACTGGTCCTGCTTCACACTTGAACATATCCAACATTACTGAAATTGTAAATGAATCTTTGGATGTTAATGTGGATCCTATTCCAAGAGAAATCATGGAAACAGTAAGGCATGATGTACTAAATAGGTTAGAAAATGCAAATGTAGGTATAAGTGGAGCCAATGCAATAGCTTCTGAAGAAGGGTCACTTGTAATGGTGCACAATGAGGGTAATATTTCACTAGTTTCCTTAAAAGATTTGCATATAATTGTAGCTGGAATTGATAAAATAGTTCCTACTTTGGAGGATGCAATATCCATTGTAAAACTTGAAACAATATTTGCTACTGGAAACTATGTTACTTCATATATGAATGTAATTTCAGGTCCATCAAAAACTGCAGACATTGAAAAAAAGCTATTAAAAAATATGTATGGTGCTGAAAGAGTTGTAGTTATATTATTGGATAATGGAAGAAGCGAAGCTACTCCAGAATGTCTTTATTGTATAGGCTGTGGAAATTGTGTGGTTCACTGCCCGGTATATAATGCGATTGGAAATGAATTTGGATTTAATAACTATTTGGGTGGTCGTGGAGTTGCAATGTCAAAATTCATTGAAGATGATGAGACATGTTACAATTCAGGATTATACATGTGTACTTTATGTGGATTGTGTACATTAAATTGTCCTGTTGAAATTCCAACAAATGAAATTATTGAAAATATGAGAAAATTATCAACTGATGTTGGATTTTATCCTAAAGCTCATGGTATAATCAAGGATAATGTTTCTAACAAAGATTCACCATATTAATTTTTTCTTATTTTTTTAAATCTCTTTTTTTTAGTAAATTTTCCTTAAAAACAATAATATTATATGTAATAAGGTAGTAATATTATTATAATATATAATATTTGGAGGAAATTTATGCTTCTATTAATAAGTCCTATAAATCGTGAAGAAGCTCTTGAATCTATTAAAGGTGGAGCAGATATTGTTGATGTAAAAAATCCTAAAGAAGGTTCTTTAGGTGCTAATTTCCCTTGGGTAATTAAGGAAATTAGAGAATTAACTCCTGAAGACAAGCTTGTAAGTGCTACTTTAGGGGATGTACCTTACAAACCAGGTACTGTTTCTCTTGCAGCAATGGGTGCTCACGTTTCTGGAGCAGATTATATTAAAGTTGGATTATATGGAACAAAAGACCATGATGAAGCTGTTGAAGTCATGGAAGGCGTTGTAAAAACTGTAAAAGAAATTAGTGAAGAAACTATTATTGTAGCAGCAGGATATGCAGATGCACACCGTGTTGGTGCTGTTGGTCCTATGGAAATTCCAAAAATTGCAAAAGATGCTGGATGCGACCTTGCAATGTTAGATACTGCTGTTAAAGACGGTCATACTTTATTTGATTACTTAGATTTAGATCAATTAAAAGAATTTGTTGAAGAAGCTCATGGATATGGTTTATTAACCGCACTTGCAGGATCTGTTAAAAAAGATCAATTAAAACCATTACATGACATCGGCTGTGATGTTGTGGGTATTAGAGGAGCTGCATGTGTTGGTGGTGACAGAAATACTGGTAAAATACACCATACTGCAGTAGCTGAACTTAAAGAATTATGTGATTCATTTTAAATAAGTAGGTGTTGTTATGTCATTTTCTAAAAAAGTTCAAGAAGCAAGAATGTCTTATACTTTTGATGATTTTCTTTTAACTCCTAATGCAAGTTATGTAGAACCTAAAGACATTGATACTAGAATTGAATTAGGAAAAGGAATTAAATTAAACATTCCAGTTTTAAGTGCTGCTATGGATACTGTAACTGAAGCAGATCTTGCAATAGCTATAGCACAAGAAGGTGGGGTAGGTGTAATTCACAGAAACATCACATTAGAAAGACAAGTTGAAGAAGTTAAAAAAGTTAAAAATGCTGAAGATTTAACTATTCGTGATGTTGTAACTATCACTCCTGATTCTACTATTGCTGATGTGCAAACAAAAATGCAAGATGAATTAATCAGTGGTCTTCCAGTTGTTGATGGTGATAAAATTATTGGTATTATCTCTAAAAGAGATATCAGACCAGTTTTAAAATCAGAACCAAATAAAACTGTTAAAGACATCATGACTTCAGATGTTGTAACTGTTGAAGAAGGAGTTTCAGCTGAAGAAGCATTAAACATTGCTTATGAAAATAAAGTGGAAAGACTTCCTGTTCTTCGTGATGGCAAATTAGTTGGAATCATTACTATTAAAGATATTTTAAATCAAGCACAATACCCAAATGCTGCTCGTGATAAAGACGGTAACTATTTAGTTGCAGCAGCATGTGGACCATTTGATTTAGAAAGAGCAATGGCACTTGATCAAGCTGGTGCAGATATTATTTCCATTGACTGTGCTCATGCTCACAACATGAATGTTGTTAAATATACTCAAACTATTAAAGATAATATTGATGCTGAATTATGTGTAGGTAATATTGCTACCGCACAAGCTGCAGAAGACTTAATCTCCATGGGTGTAGATGCACTTAAAGTAGGTATTGGTCCTGGTTCAATGTGTACTACCCGTATCGTTGCTGGTGTTGGAGTACCACAATTAACTGCACTTGCTGATGTTGCTGATGTTGCTGCAGGTACTGGTGTTCCAGTTATTGCAGATGGTGGTATAAGATACTCTGGTGATGTTGCTAAAGCTATTGGTGCTGGTGCAGATGCAGTAATGCTCGGTAATTTACTTGCTGCTTCCCTTGAAGCTCCTGGTGATATTGTTGTTATGAATGGTAAACAATACAAAAAATACCGTGGTATGGGATCTATGGGCGCAATGACCAGTGAATTCGATGGTGGAGCAGACAGATACTTCCAAGGTCAAAAAAGTAAAATGAACCACACTAAATACGTTCCTGAAGGAATTGAAGGTGCTGTACCTTACAAAGGAACTGTTGCTGAAATTTTATTCCAATTAGTTGGCGGATTAAAATCATCTATGGGATACTGTGGTGCAAAAGATATTGCAGCAATGCAAGAAAAAGCAAACTTTGTTAGAATTACAAGTAGTGGTATTAAAGAATCCCACCCTCATGATTTGTTAATTACTAATGAAAGTCCTAATTATCCAACTCTCGACTAGTTGGATATTATTTAATATTTTTTGATGAGACGAGCATATGACATAAAAGATTTATAGGAAATAGTTTTATCTCATCAAAATTTTTATATTTAATAGTGAATGGTTTGTTTTTTCTTAAAATTACTTATTTTAAGCAAACATTTAAATATTAGATAGTATAATATTATCATATTAGATAATTTTATGTTTATTTGACATAATCAATGTAAATTAAATAAATTTACATATTTTATTAAATTTTATTATTAACGGAGAGAATATAAATGGCAAGAACTAAAAAAGTTGGTATTACAGGAAGGTTCGGTGCAAGATACGGAAGAAAAGCTAAAAGATCTGTAAAGATTATTGAAGAAAACATGAAAAAAAATCATGTATGTCCTAAATGTGCTAGACCTTACGTAAAAAGAGAAGCTGCTGGAATTTGGAAATGCAGAAAATGTGGTGCAGTATTCACTGGAGGAGCATACATTCCACAAACTCCTATGGCAAAATCTGCAGCACGTAGTATTAGGGATATTAAAGTGGAGGAATAGGCCTTGTATAGGTGTCCGAGCTGTGGAGCAGAAGTAGATCACAAAAGTTACGAAGAAAATAAATGTCCTAAATGCAGATATAGGATTTTATTTAAAAATGTACCTGAGACTACTAGAATAATTAAAGCAAGATAATTCATCTGCTTTCACTAAATTCTTTTACTATTTTTGATTTAAATGTTAATTTCAACTTCTAGAAAACCTTCTCAAAAAACTAGAAAGTTTTGTAAGAACTTAGCTCATGCTACAGGTTCCACTTCTGTCAACAGAGGTAAAATGAATATGCGTGAGTTATTAATAAAAGCATTAGAAGTTGAAGAATATAATTTAGCTGTTGTAAATGAAATTAAAGGAAATCCTAGTAGAATCTCATTTTACTCCAATAAAGGCGAATTATTATTAACACTAATTATTGGAGCATCTGAAGAAAAAGAAAAGATGAACATTGCTCCTTCTCAATTAAAAATAGTTTCTGAAGTAAAAGAACTCAATATTTTAAGTGAAATCTTAGATTTGGAATTAGTGGATAATGCTGATAGCAATTATGTATTAGTATCCAAAAGTGAGGATTCATTAGCTAATATTACTTTTGTCAATAAATTCGGTGATATGAATAACTTTAAAATTACTGTTAAAAAGATTTTAGAGGTTTCAAATGATTGATGAAAGTCCTCTTGAGAGGGTTAGAAGTAATATTGTTATTGAACTTGAAGATAATACTCGGGCTAAGATTATTTATGATTCTATTATTTTAGAATTTAGCACAGCTCCTGATTTTAGATCATCTATGACTATTGATTTAGATGAATCTAATATTATAATCAACATCGATGCAGAAGATTCCACATCATTTAGAGCTTCTGTTAATTCTGCAATTAAATGGATTAAATTAGCTTTAGAAATAAATAATTTAACAAATTAATTCTTATTTAATAATTATTAAGGTGATAATATGGAGATTCCTGAAAACATTCAACAACAATTAAATCAGTTTCAACAATTACAACAACAAGCTCAAGCTATAAGCATGCAAGTTCAAAATGTTGAAATTCAAATTCAAGAAACTGAAAAAGCTTTAGAAGAACTTAAAAAAACTGATGAATCAACTGAAGTATTCAAACAAGCTGGTACTTTACTCATTAAAGTTGAATATGCTGATGCATTATCTGACATGGAAGACAAATTAGAAACTTTAGGTTTAAGAAAACAAACCATGTCCCGTCAAGAAGAAAGAGTTATGAAAAAACTCGAAGAAATGCAAGCATCTATCCAATCAGTTATGCAAGGTATGGGCCAATAGGCTTAATACTTTATTTTTCTTTTTTTCACGATTTTTATGTCAAAATTAAAAATATTATCACAAGATGATTTATCCACTATTTCTGATAAATTTGGGGAAATTCTTGAAAAAGAAGTTTCAAAATCAATTTCTATGAAAGAATTGGAAGATTTAGACTTAGATATTATTCTCAGTTATGAAAATGAACAGTTAGATGTTGATGTTGATGTTGGAGTTTTATTTGATGAACTTTCAGAAATTACTCAAGATCAAGTTGTTCAAGCTATCGATGAAGCTTATTTGAAGTTCGATTCATATATTGACGATAATTTCAGAGTTTAATTATTTTTTTTTAAATTTTTATGTATTACTTTTATATTATTTTATATTAAAATATGTAATACTTTTTTATAAAAAAGTATTTATATGAGTAAAACAAATTATAATTTAGAGTTTGAAGTAAAATATACTGTCATATGGTTATTAAGACAAAACATTATAGTATTCTATCTTTCAAATTTCCCTCTTTCATACTTCAAACTTCTCCTCTTTTAAATCTGTTTTATTTATCAAGCATATTTTATTAAATTCTAATATTTTTTGATACCATAAAATAGTGTGTTTTATTATTTTTAAAATTTAGTTATTATTTGTCAAAAATTGATTTAATAATTGATAATTTTGTTTAAATTTTTATATTAATATTAAAAATTAATTATTCAAGTATACTTTAATTTTTATAAATTATAATAGTAATATTTAAATACTATGTTAATTAACTTAATTAATAGAGACTCATAAATGAGTTTATTTCTCTAAATTGATCATTATTTTTAAGTACTCGGATGAGGCTAAAAAACATTTGCCTCATCCGCCTCCTTCATATTTTAATACTTGTTTTATATAATTATTATTATGATTAAAAAAATTCCAGTTATAGATTTAAAGCAACATCAGGCAGTGAGTGGTAAATCTGGGATGAGGGATACTTATCAGCCATTAAGAACAGTTTTTGCCTCATCTTCAAATCCAGTTGAAATTGCACAAGGTTTAAAGTTAAATGGTGCTAGTGAGATGTATATTGCTGATTTGGATTTAATAGAATCAGTTGGACACAACATTAACGATATTAAAATGGTTAATACAATATTGCCAGTAATATTTGATGGTGGAGTTAAAAACTGTGAAGGATTTGAATTTTTCCTGGATTATGCATATAAAATTATTATTCCAACTGAAACACTTGAAAGCATTGATGAGATGAGAAAAATCTTTGAAAAATATCCTAAGGAAAGGATTGTAATTAGTGTTGATGTTAAAAATGATGAATTGCTTGCAAAACATTTAGATTTAAATTTGTCTGAATTTAAGGAGATTTTAAAAGAGCTTGACCCGAATGATATTATTCTTTTGGATATATCTGGTGTGGGTACTGAAAAGGGTTATAACAAAAAATTACTTGATGAATTTGAAGACTTGAAAGAAAAATTAATCATTGCTGGTGGGTTAAATAAAGACTCTTTGGTTGAATTAGAGTCATTAGGTATAAAAAAAGTATTGATAGGAACTAGCCTACATTCAGGTGAAGTTAACCTTCTAGACTAGAACACTTAAAATTAGGTACGGGAATACACAAGCTATAATGAATAATACTACACCTAATCCTAATTTACTTTTGTTGTTTTCTAAGGATCCTGAAATTATCATTATTATTCCAAAGAATCCACAAATTACT
Protein-coding sequences here:
- a CDS encoding ribonucleotide-diphosphate reductase subunit beta, which gives rise to MLISTSRKPSQKTRKFCKNLAHATGSTSVNRGKMNMRELLIKALEVEEYNLAVVNEIKGNPSRISFYSNKGELLLTLIIGASEEKEKMNIAPSQLKIVSEVKELNILSEILDLELVDNADSNYVLVSKSEDSLANITFVNKFGDMNNFKITVKKILEVSND
- a CDS encoding prefoldin subunit beta; protein product: MEIPENIQQQLNQFQQLQQQAQAISMQVQNVEIQIQETEKALEELKKTDESTEVFKQAGTLLIKVEYADALSDMEDKLETLGLRKQTMSRQEERVMKKLEEMQASIQSVMQGMGQ
- a CDS encoding (Fe-S)-binding protein; translated protein: MLYFRGCTAREKLPDIQDATEKLLKLANVDYHILDDEKCCGSVLLRTGFLKEAQEQIKKNTEILKGETIITSCAGCYKTLTEDYDGLDVIHISQLLNQLIKENKIKLSKNDFDVTYHDSCHLGRHCDVFDEPREVIESVANLVEMKNIRENSLCCGAGGGVKSAYPEIADQMAKSRIAQAKETGCETLVTPCPFCKLNLENDDLEVLDLTEFLVKYGGIDETE
- a CDS encoding (5-formylfuran-3-yl)methyl phosphate synthase, yielding MLLLISPINREEALESIKGGADIVDVKNPKEGSLGANFPWVIKEIRELTPEDKLVSATLGDVPYKPGTVSLAAMGAHVSGADYIKVGLYGTKDHDEAVEVMEGVVKTVKEISEETIIVAAGYADAHRVGAVGPMEIPKIAKDAGCDLAMLDTAVKDGHTLFDYLDLDQLKEFVEEAHGYGLLTALAGSVKKDQLKPLHDIGCDVVGIRGAACVGGDRNTGKIHHTAVAELKELCDSF
- a CDS encoding HisA/HisF family protein, which codes for MIKKIPVIDLKQHQAVSGKSGMRDTYQPLRTVFASSSNPVEIAQGLKLNGASEMYIADLDLIESVGHNINDIKMVNTILPVIFDGGVKNCEGFEFFLDYAYKIIIPTETLESIDEMRKIFEKYPKERIVISVDVKNDELLAKHLDLNLSEFKEILKELDPNDIILLDISGVGTEKGYNKKLLDEFEDLKEKLIIAGGLNKDSLVELESLGIKKVLIGTSLHSGEVNLLD
- the rpl37A gene encoding 50S ribosomal protein L37Ae, whose amino-acid sequence is MARTKKVGITGRFGARYGRKAKRSVKIIEENMKKNHVCPKCARPYVKREAAGIWKCRKCGAVFTGGAYIPQTPMAKSAARSIRDIKVEE
- a CDS encoding DUF3194 domain-containing protein produces the protein MSKLKILSQDDLSTISDKFGEILEKEVSKSISMKELEDLDLDIILSYENEQLDVDVDVGVLFDELSEITQDQVVQAIDEAYLKFDSYIDDNFRV
- a CDS encoding DNA-directed RNA polymerase subunit P, coding for MYRCPSCGAEVDHKSYEENKCPKCRYRILFKNVPETTRIIKAR
- a CDS encoding LUD domain-containing protein, encoding MKQSELETMRKSFNTVKNRSNSIKESAATKRLISRGREIKKYSIEHNEELMAELLESFKRNDIDFKMAETAEDVLKFIDDLLTEYDCNTIAKAKSNTLGEINIKKHLSDKGIDVVETDLGDRILQLKKTDNKPVHPTGPASHLNISNITEIVNESLDVNVDPIPREIMETVRHDVLNRLENANVGISGANAIASEEGSLVMVHNEGNISLVSLKDLHIIVAGIDKIVPTLEDAISIVKLETIFATGNYVTSYMNVISGPSKTADIEKKLLKNMYGAERVVVILLDNGRSEATPECLYCIGCGNCVVHCPVYNAIGNEFGFNNYLGGRGVAMSKFIEDDETCYNSGLYMCTLCGLCTLNCPVEIPTNEIIENMRKLSTDVGFYPKAHGIIKDNVSNKDSPY
- the guaB gene encoding IMP dehydrogenase, translating into MSFSKKVQEARMSYTFDDFLLTPNASYVEPKDIDTRIELGKGIKLNIPVLSAAMDTVTEADLAIAIAQEGGVGVIHRNITLERQVEEVKKVKNAEDLTIRDVVTITPDSTIADVQTKMQDELISGLPVVDGDKIIGIISKRDIRPVLKSEPNKTVKDIMTSDVVTVEEGVSAEEALNIAYENKVERLPVLRDGKLVGIITIKDILNQAQYPNAARDKDGNYLVAAACGPFDLERAMALDQAGADIISIDCAHAHNMNVVKYTQTIKDNIDAELCVGNIATAQAAEDLISMGVDALKVGIGPGSMCTTRIVAGVGVPQLTALADVADVAAGTGVPVIADGGIRYSGDVAKAIGAGADAVMLGNLLAASLEAPGDIVVMNGKQYKKYRGMGSMGAMTSEFDGGADRYFQGQKSKMNHTKYVPEGIEGAVPYKGTVAEILFQLVGGLKSSMGYCGAKDIAAMQEKANFVRITSSGIKESHPHDLLITNESPNYPTLD